The Pecten maximus chromosome 12, xPecMax1.1, whole genome shotgun sequence genome includes a region encoding these proteins:
- the LOC117339330 gene encoding aldo-keto reductase family 1 member B7-like, with protein MDSTKYKPPRMRFLNGQEFCHYVGLGTIQDTKEVGPALRDAIDIGYRHIDCAPLHQNEEEIGKVLHEKTTAGDGTIDRNDFFITSKIWGTNLNPEKTEKSFRKSLADLELQILDLLLIQVPFGLKEGDENFPKVEDGTFCLSDVDYTNTWKVLESLVDEGSVRYIGVSNFNCAQMQRLLDTPGLKYRPVCNQIEISPYYVNENLIQYCQKRDTHVVAYAPLGAPARLWVKKEDPVLLEEDVIKKIGKIHQRTPGQVVLRWGVQRGYSVIPKSSNPKRLTDNLHIFDFSLTAREMEEISALNKSQKAYGFQGARKSLNYPFNEPTHIEQGGSAIL; from the exons GACACGAAAGAGGTAGGGCCAGCACTAAGAGATGCTATAGATATTGGGTACCGTCACATTGACTGTGCACCTCTTCATCAAAACGAAGAAGAAATAGGGAAGGtattacatgaaaaaacaaCTGCTGGCGACGGAACAATTGATCGGAATGACTTCTTTATTACATCAAAG ATTTGGGGAACAAACTTAAATCCAGAGAAAACAGAGAAGTCATTCAGAAAATCGCTAGCAGACCTTGAACTGCAAATCCTAGATCTGCTACTTATTCAGGTTCCCTTTGGACTTAAG GAAGGAGACGAAAATTTTCCGAAAGTGGAGGATGGAACCTTTTGCCTATCGGATGTGGATTATACAAACACATGGAAG GTGTTAGAGTCGCTGGTGGATGAGGGTTCCGTCAGGTATATAGGTGTGTCAAACTTCAACTGTGCACAAATGCAGAGGCTATTGGATACCCCGGGTCTGAAGTATAGGCCAGTATGTAATCAG ATAGAGATTTCACCTTACTATGTCAACGAGAATCTAATCCAGTACTGTCAAAAAAGGGACACACATGTTGTTGCGTATGCGCCTCTCGGTGCTCCGGCCAGACTTTG GGTGAAAAAAGAGGATCCTGTGCTTCTCGAGGAAGATGTTATTAAAAAGATTGGCAAAATACATCAACGAACACCGGGTCag GTTGTGCTACGCTGGGGAGTACAGAGAGGATACTCAGTCATACCGAAAAGTTCAAATCCGAAGAGATTAACTGACAATTTACAC ATATTTGACTTTTCACTTACTGCCAGAGAAATGGAGGAAATATCAGCACTGAACAAAAGCCAGAAAGCGTATGGATTTCAAGG tgCAAGAAAAAGTCTAAACTACCCATTCAACGAGCCAACTCATATCGAACAAGGAGGGTCAGCGATCCTGTAA